The Streptomyces sp. NBC_01317 genomic interval GTCGCAGGCGCCGCTGTACATCGACGATTCGCCGAACCTGTCGATGATGGAGATCCGGGCGAAGTGCCGTCGTCTGAAGCAGCGCAACGACTTGCGGCTGGTGGTGATCGACTATTTGCAGCTGATGCAGTCGGGCGGTTCGAAGCGTGCGGAGAGCCGTCAGCAGGAGGTCTCCGACATGTCGCGAAACCTCAAGCTGCTGGCGAAGGAGCTGGCGGTGCCGGTGATCGCGTTGTCGCAGCTGAACCGTGGTCCTGAGCAGCGTACGGACAAGAAGCCGATGGTGTCGGATCTGCGTGAGTCGGGGTCGATCGAGCAGGACGCGGACATGGTGATCCTGTTGCACCGGGAGGACGCGTACGAGAAGGAGTCGCCGCGCGCGGGCGAGGCGGACCTGATCGTGGCGAAGCACCGTAACGGTCCGACGGCGACGATCACGGTGGCGTTCCAGGGTCACTACTCGCGTTTTGTGGACATGGCGCAGACCTGAGCGGGGTGGTTGTAGGGTCCCCGCATGCGCGGACAGTTCACCGGCTGGCCGGAGCAGGCCATGGACGTGTTGTGGCAGCTCCAGGGCGAACCGACCCACGCGACCCGCGAGCGCTGCCGCGCGGACCGCGAACGCCTGGTCCGGCAGCCGATGATCGCCCTTCTCCACGAGGTCGCGGACGCCGACCCCCGGTTCGAGGACTTCTCTGTCTGGCACTACCGCACCGGCTCCTGGTGGTGGCAGCACCAGGGCGCGGTGATCCGGCTCGGCCGCAAGATCGAGATCGGTCTCCGGTTCACCCTGGACGGCCTGCGGATCCAGGGCGCGTGGTGGTACCCCGACCCTGGTCAGGTGGACATGTTCCGCAAGGCCGTGGCCTCCGAGGGGAGCGGCCGCGAACTGTCCGCCATCGTCGAGAACGTGCGGAAGAAGGGCTACGACATCTCCGGGGACATGATGAAACGCCTCCCGCGCGGCTACCCGGCGGACCACCCCCGTACG includes:
- a CDS encoding DUF2461 family protein codes for the protein MRGQFTGWPEQAMDVLWQLQGEPTHATRERCRADRERLVRQPMIALLHEVADADPRFEDFSVWHYRTGSWWWQHQGAVIRLGRKIEIGLRFTLDGLRIQGAWWYPDPGQVDMFRKAVASEGSGRELSAIVENVRKKGYDISGDMMKRLPRGYPADHPRTDLLRHRSLIAARPLGCEEWLHTAEAVDWVLSAAADLDPLLMWLVRHVKPAV